The window AATATTAGTTCAACAGTTTCCCTTTTGTCTTGCACCGAAAAATAGGGAGTAGatttaacttaaaaaataggtaGTTTCCCTTTTGTCTCGAGAACGGTGATCGATATCCCATCAATATATCAGAATTGTTTTCTCAAGAAATATATTGCTAAAAAGAAAACTTAATCTGCTCCTACTGAGGCACAACTACAAGTCTACAACTTCAAATGGGGGTAATGCATTGTGGATGGCAAGGATTGGTTTATTAATTTACACAAAGTtaagttttattttctttacaaAAGAACTTAATTGATGTTAGAGCTATAATAGAAATAGACTGTTTTGAATAAATTAACTGTCTTATCTATCTGAATAAATTAAACACCTTGTCTACTCGTCCAATGTTTgtcataattttttatttttcctgttgcaacgcacggtcACCTCTGACAGATTAACAATACCAATTTATTCCTAGTAAAATcctaaataaaatatttttaaagcacATAAAAATCAACTAGTAGATATATATTTGTACCATTATAATACCACCAATAATAGAAGGGGTCGTAGATGCACCCCCTACATAAATAGTAGTAAGACGTAGTACTGATTAATTCAAGTAATGATATTTTCTTCTTTGACTATACCAGATATTAGAGCTTAATCAGATGTTGCGTGTGTTTGGGAAACACAACAATATATGAACTTGAAACCTTGATACCGCTGACATTTTTTTTGTGTTCATTGCAACACGTGTATGCATGGTAAGCACAGCAATATACTAATTCCCCGAGATAGCTGATAACAACTGCAAAGTTGACAATTGAACTCACTGCGAAAATTGGCAATTCAATTTTCTAGCTGAAATAGCGCCTGCGTTGCAGGTTGGAGAGCCGTCCAAATCAATGACCCAGCGTCGCGTCGGTCACTCTCGCAGGATAGGATCCTCTCTACACAACACTCCAAATAGATTATTCTAACAGATGATTCCGTTAAATTTTAGCATAATATTGACGTGTCTggttattcgtcttattaaaaagaattatataatcatattttattttattatcaatTGTTTTATTACTAAAAGAATATTAAGcatgaattatatattttttaaagtttttgaaatcaaattttgaataaaataaatggtcaacGTTATACCACAGGTCAATTTCCCAGTCTATTTTAAAAACAAAGATATAGTATTAATTTGAAAAAATGTGTTAAATGCCAATCTTTCCAAATAAGAGGACCGCAAGCAATTAGCAGACATCAAAACCTGACTTTAATTCTTAGATGCATTATCATACTAAAATAACTTTTCTATGTATATTATTATAGTAATTAAACTTCTCTATATATACCATTCCTAGTTGCCCTTAAGGTATTCGACAACtaagctactagctagctagctcaataCGCCATCAGCGACACCGTCCAGGTTGTTGTGAGAGGGGTTgtgagatatttaactatttatcactCTAAGTGGCAATCTGGCACTAATTCAGCCATGAATTAAAAAATTGCCAATTTTCACCGTGAGTTCAGTAGTCAACTTTGCAGTTATCGTGAACCATGCATTAATGTGTTTGAATTGCAATTTGCAATTTGCAAAGGTCAGCTTTGTCATAGATAGCCAGAAATTCCGGCTGCCTCTGCTGCATCACAATTACTACTTCATCCgtactaaaataaaatataagtaaTTTTGAACCGATGAGATACTTTTCagactatgaatctagacatagagTATATATTGTATTTCTAGAAAGTGTCTCATCTGttcaaaatcttttatattttaagataaaggaAGTATATTGCTGTGCCAGCATCATCAGCATGGGTGTTGTGCTTGTTGGAGTGATCATACAGGAGTTGCAAATTGCAACTCAAATCGTTAACAATAGTACAGAACCATTGCTTAACTGTTCTAAATAACAGCACATTTACTAGCTAGTGGATGCATTCCAATGGATTAGTAAGGACAGACGCAATGTATCTTGCTGGGGTCAACAGTAGTGTAGGCCCCAAATCAAATGGTAGTTATCATAAATTGCATGATATGCTATTTTTAGAGAAACAAATTAAACCGTATCTAGTTAATATAAACTCATTTTTATGTTTGATATATTTGTTATAACATGTAGAAGTGGAAAACTTGCATGTTAATTTGCATAGTGATATATCTCATATCAACTTatcttatcatttttttatttacaactATTTAGGTGACATGAAAAAAACGAGAAGATAAAAACACTTTTCTGTAGAATTAAGTCATCGAATATACGAATATGTTTGAGATAGCTAAATAGATAATATGTTATGTATGGGTGGTCTCTGTATGTTATAAGTTGTAATTAAAATGATTATACAGATAATATTCGTCTAAATCACAGTATTTATGCTCTGAACTCAACTGCGAAAATTTCATACAATCACTATTCATGCTCTGAACTCCACAACATTCCTAATTAAAAGGTTGCATGTGCTTGAATACTAAAAAATCGGCACCCGATTTTTTTACAACTAAGCACATATAACTAACGGTAGCGCTAATCCACGCGCTGCACACGGAATATTAGATCGAGCGCCACACAGCGCTCCCTCCTTCCagttttttcgttttttaccaCCCACCTTTACTCCGCATCCCACCTTTCATcagtttatttttttcgtttttttaccACCCTATCTTCCGtggttcttttttctcttttccatctTATCCGTGCTTCATCAAAGGGCCCGGTAAAATATTAAACAtccagattttttttgtttttggttcCTTCTCTCCAGTTATTTTGTTTCGcgttttagtaaaatatttatcatctagtttttcttttccagtTTTCTGTTTTTCTAGTGTCTCCCCACGTTTCAAAAGTAACGAATTTACTCCGTGGAGTTTTCCATTTACTCCTAGCCTTCCACATCTGCTCCTtctaaaataacaaatttactcGCATGAATGCCCTTACTTTTTACTTGCATGAATGTCCCCATATCGTGCGACACCATTCCTAGATGGTCGTAAAAGAACTACTACCTGCTTAAAAcactagtaattcttttactagtgttataaatattgtttagatttcgtggtctgcgagtaaaacaattaccaccttcctctcgatatagcccATGATCTCGTAGCTACtatgtagtaatatgtttactgataTGTTCAGTACACTGTATAAGAGTAAAAGCTGAGACTTCGTGGTCtgcgagtaaaacaattactacTTTTCTCTCGATATAGCTCATGATCTCGTAGCAACCAtatagtaatatgtttactgatgtaTTCAATACACGGTATAAGAGTAAAAAATGATACTAAAAGTATTGTTAATCTATATCACAAAATGACCgtacgaataaaaaaaattacaggctCAATCACATACAAATGATAAAAATTACTCACAAgtgaatcaaactagaaaagaaaaaaaatgattcaacCAAAAATCCATCGTGAAACTAGGATTCTGGTGGCTTTCTTGGATCTTGCTATAAGGATGGAGATGCCGGTCTGTGTCTTGTGACAGGTAGTGGAGAGGGCAACCAGATGGCGAGCGGTAGTCGATGATGGAATAATAGAAGGGTGTAGCGGCATGGTATAGAGATGGGCTCGACATTGCGCAGTAGCAGCCATCCATCATCTAGCAAGCACGAAAAAAATGCAAGAACATTCTCGTTCATGTTATAGAGACgacgagcaaaagaaaaatagcaaaaaacCTCCATCATCGGCAAACTCCACCCTATCCTCTGCGGCGAACCACATGGAGCATGATGTGCAAATGTAGGACCTATGCAGCCCATCAATTCAGATCAAGTAATATTGGAGATTGCACGTTAATctgatttgcaaaaaaaaattggggctTCATGCGTGAAGGTAAACTAGAGTATGCAGATGCAAATCGGAGTGCTATTTCCTTACGTGCTTGTTCTGTCAATGTCGCCGACGTGGAGCAGCCGCCGATTGTTGCTCTTGACCTAGGTGAACGCCTCTTTACTAGTTAAGGTGTTGCTCGACGTACGGCAGCGAGGCCCGAAGCAGCGCCTTCGCATCAAccgccaccggccaccgctCGCCGGCCATCGcctgtcgtcgtcctcctccatggtgCGTCACCGATCTGTGGGCTGGGATGATGGATCGATGcatatcccaaaaaaaaagaggaaaaaataaagtgggggcgagagtggttggttgggtacgggaaaaatagaatatatactGGAATCTgggaagttgtttttatcgaagtaaatcatttactccgaTAATAGTGGGAGCAGGATGATGGGACGTGGGGTGGGATCGGAAGtaggaaagttgtttttattatcgaagtaaatcatttactccgaTAACGATGGGAGCGATGGGAGCGGGATGACAGGACGTGGAGTGAGGTAGGCTTAGACTAATACATGTTTGGTGCTCGAAATGCTAAGGAACGTGCTGCGCTCCTAACAGCAGTACTACATATTTAACACCGTATTTCAAAATGCAAGCACGCCAAACACATGTTTAACTTTGTTGGCAGGATGCTCCTTGAGTGGTGATTCTATTGAACTGTTGTGAACAAACTAATTATTGGATGCTGAATTGATGAGtacatacgtatacgtatacgtatataccaACAACCTACCTCAGTACCTCTAATTGGCCCGTTGGCTTTTgtttcagaaatcagaacaaCATTTTCTCTACATTTCAAATCTAATTCATCAGTAAGGATCATCAAAATCATAATTTGTGCTAATTAGTAATTTTCATTTGTTTTGCATAGTAGTGCCGCATATCGATCAGCTTTTACAAATCATTGTGACATATACATTTTTCAGTGTAGTATAAATATAGTAAGGCAACTACACGATTGCTATTGGCCAGCAAATAAGAgagttttttctcttttttttaataatggtatgaaacatcccggcctttgctcacaAGAGCTATAGTCCATTATTACAAAAGTAGCACACTAAAAAGCTTAGTCCAAAGAGTTATAAGGCTGATGATTCCTGCACGTTAATGCTAATAAGAAGGCAGCGGAAATCACACCACAGCCAAGCTGTATTAATGTCCAAACCTCCAAATCGCTTTGCGCCTTTCAATTTGCAATTATTTCTCTTGCCTATGTTTTCATTTTGCAATTATTTTTGTGCTAGACAACAAATAATAAATGAATCAACTTCTGTCTATTTATACCATTTCCATGAAGTGCTCGACAACTCACACCCATGGCCATGGTGCAATACGTCACCGGCTACCTGTGCCTCTCCTTGGCTCTCCTCTTGCTCACTCTCGTCCTCCACAAGGTGGCGAGGAAGGCGACCGGTAATGGCGCCGGCAAGCCGAGGCTTCCGCcggggccgtggcggctgcCGGTCATCGGCAACCTCCACCAGGTCGCGATGGGCGGCCCGCTCGTCCACCGCACCATGGCCGACCTGGCGCGCCGGCACGACGCGCCGCTCATGTCGCTCAGGCTCGGCGAGcttcgcgtcgtcgtcgcctcgtccGCCGACGCTGCCAGGGAGATCACCAAGACGCACGACGTCGCGTTCGCGACGCGGCCGTGGAGCTCCACCATCCGCGTCATGATGAGCGACGGCGTCGGGCTGGTGTTCGCGCCCTACGGCGCGCTGTGGCGGCAGCTCCGCAAGATCGCCGTGGTGGAGCTCCTCAGCGCGCGCCGCGTCCAGTCGTTCCGCCGCATCCGGGAGGACGAGGTctgccgcctcgtcgccgccgtcgccgcggcgcaGCCCGGCGAGGCCGTGAACGTCAGCGAGCGGATCACGGCGCTCATCTCCGACTCGGCGGTGCGCACCATCATGGGCGACAGGTTCGAGAAGCGGGACGAATTCCTGGAGGGTCTCGCCGAGGGGGACAGGATAGCCTCCGGGTTCAGCCTCGGCGACCTGTTCCCGTCGTCGAGGCTGGCCAGCTTCGTCGGCGGCACGACGCGGCGGGCGGAGGCGAACCACCGCAAGAACTTCGGGCTGATAGAGTGCGCTCTCAGGCAGCACGAGGAGCGgagggccgccggcgccgtggacgacgacgaggacctcGTCGATGTGCTTCTCAGGGTTCAGAAGGAAGGGAGCCTCCAAGTGCCCCTCACCATGGGCAATATCAAAGCCGTTATCCTTGTAAGTTGACAAGTACTTGTTCTTCACCTCTTCCCCTTTTCCCCTGCGAAATCACTAATACGCGATCGGTCGCTGAAATCTCGGCGAGGCCATCGGTTTTTTTTCTTGCCGTTACCTTTCCATTTTTGCCAGACTCCTGTGCTCGAGATCTTTGTTTTTTCCGTCGCTTTTTTGgctgttttttttctgttacCGAATGGTGACGCGCGGCGATCAGCCCGTTCCCcatgatcctttttttttttcactcgcATTACTTTTCTGTTTTTAGTAAGTTTATATAACTAAAGGTGGTACACATCAAATTTACACAACTAAAATTTATATACCCAAAGTTTATACATTCCAAAGTTTATaggttaaaagtttatatacccggttcaaatttgaattcaaatttggattcaaatatatttatatatatatatatatataatatttctatacataaagtcTATATGTACGGAATTTCAtcaagtttatacatctaaagtttgtatacccaaagtttataagttaaaagtttaaatagCCTGTTCAAATTAATttggattcaaatatttttttatatagaatatttctatacataaagtttatatgtatgAAATTTCATCaggtttacacatctaaagtttgtatacccaaagtttataggttaaaagtttatatacccggtTCAAATTCGAATTCGAATTTGTAAGTATAAAGTTTAttcacatgaatatatttttcaagtgtattagatttctttttatattttttaaatggtTTAAAATTGATAGTGTGGTAGAAAGGGGAGACGTGTGCGGGGAGGGACGCGGGTgctgatagtttttttttatcgctTAACCCTCCCTCCAGCGAGCGATCGCGTACTAGGACCATCCTTTTCCCTATGGATAATGATAATAGTATTATCTCCCTTAATTTTGATAGGACTTATTTTATTCAATTTTAACATCTTCGACACCAAAGCTTTAACTTTTAATTGGTTGCAAAATAGTACAACCTTAATAACTACTCCATCTGTTCACAAATACAGATAATTTTAAGCCCTTTTGACTTGTCCAAAAATATTAATGAGTTTAAAGTACTTTTTGTCTTATCaatcatttatttttcaatcGTATCACCAATCACTTTCTGGATCTATAATCCCTATATTCGTGAACGGATGGAATATAAGACATATTTTACCAAACCCCTTTTACCTGAGTGCACTTAAAATTTTACTACTGTTAATGTAAAAATCTATAAAGTTTTacctttaataataaaattaaataaccTTAACTGATGAATGGGGGAgcatatgaaaataaaaaaaaaggtatgcaCACTGAACAAAGAAAGTAATTGATAAGATATTGTTTTTTACGTATATGGGAAATCATGTTTTTTCCATGCATATAGGAACTTTTTGGTGCTGGGAGCGAGACATCAGCAAGTACACTTCATTGGGCGATGACTGAGCTCATAATGAATCCAAAAGTGATGCTGAAGGCACAAGATGAGTTAAGTAACGTCATCAAAGGAAAGCAAACAATATCTGAAGATGACTTAGTTGAACTGAGGTACTTAAAACTTGTTATCAAAGAGACCTTAAGGTTACATCCTGTGGTGCCACTACTTCTCCCTAGGGAATGTCGGGAGACATGTGAGGTCATGGGGTACGATATCCCCATAGGTACTACTATGCTTGTTAACGTGTGGGCAATCGGTAGAGACCCTAAGTATTGGGAGGACGCTGAGACATTTAGACCCGAGCGATTTGAGGATGGACATATAGACTTCAAAGGAACAGATTTTGAATTTATACCGTTTGGAGCTGGGCGAAGGATGTGCCCTGGTATGGC of the Oryza sativa Japonica Group chromosome 2, ASM3414082v1 genome contains:
- the LOC4328531 gene encoding desmethyl-deoxy-podophyllotoxin synthase; its protein translation is MAMVQYVTGYLCLSLALLLLTLVLHKVARKATGNGAGKPRLPPGPWRLPVIGNLHQVAMGGPLVHRTMADLARRHDAPLMSLRLGELRVVVASSADAAREITKTHDVAFATRPWSSTIRVMMSDGVGLVFAPYGALWRQLRKIAVVELLSARRVQSFRRIREDEVCRLVAAVAAAQPGEAVNVSERITALISDSAVRTIMGDRFEKRDEFLEGLAEGDRIASGFSLGDLFPSSRLASFVGGTTRRAEANHRKNFGLIECALRQHEERRAAGAVDDDEDLVDVLLRVQKEGSLQVPLTMGNIKAVILELFGAGSETSASTLHWAMTELIMNPKVMLKAQDELSNVIKGKQTISEDDLVELRYLKLVIKETLRLHPVVPLLLPRECRETCEVMGYDIPIGTTMLVNVWAIGRDPKYWEDAETFRPERFEDGHIDFKGTDFEFIPFGAGRRMCPGMAFAEAIMELVLASLLYHFDWELPDGISPTKVDMMEELGATIRKKNDLYLVPTVRVPMSTAL